Part of the Schistocerca americana isolate TAMUIC-IGC-003095 chromosome 5, iqSchAmer2.1, whole genome shotgun sequence genome, TATCTCAACATAACATGAACCCATGAATGTTATATCAGCTACATCATGACttgattagtaataataataaaggaatgCAGAATGCCTGTAATTAACTATAATTTGCCAAGCTATAACGCCGTCTTACAGCCTTTTGCACTTGTCATAATTTGGTGAGAAACACTTATGGACCCAGTGAGCTTACGCAGTTAACTCAGATTACAACCGGTGAAAAAATTAGAATTGTGATATTGTTAATACAGACAATTCAACGCAGATACATCACATAGAGGTAAAATACATATGACATTTGCCTCTATGTTAAGCAAGTGTATTCTGATGAAGCCTTGGTAATATGACCGAGGGCAGCCTGTATCTTAGTGGGGGGAGGAGAGAAGGGGGATTGTGGGACGGGTCAGGTATTTACATCAACCGGAGACACCTTCACAGGAAAGAAACGCAAAGCTCGAATGCTCTGGTCTAAGACGGGCCTATCAGGGCCGGACGGCCACCGTGTCATTCTCTGGCGGTATGAAAGAGTCTGGGGTGaccacaccgctttcccggccgttgtcggctttacAGACCTTGAAGCCGCTGTTTCTCGTTCTCGTTGGCAGCACGAGGCTTAGTGATCCCGTTCCAGTCCTCCCGCCAACGCTCAATATCTGGCAGAAAAGAGAATTGAACCCGCGTCCTGTGTGGCAATtttttgttctggaattttttgttgACGACAGTGTGTTGGTTATTATGTGATAGCTTTAATTCTTATATAAACATTAAAGCTTTTGAAGTAAAATAACTGTATATAGTTCCCAAGTGAGACACTTATAAGAAAAGAACCAAGAGAATAGGAAGGTGCTCGAAACAGCGACTTTGCTATCAGATGCTACTTGTTTAGAAATTTGTGTTATGAACCTGAGTAGCCCCGCAAGTTTTAAACTGGCTTCAATCGGTCGAACAATGAAGAAACGATTAATGTATTGGTCCCCTACAGCATTACATACGAACCATTTTGTAAATGCCTTTCGATCTTCCTACCCACTCTAAGACACCATTCATGAACTCTTAAGTAAAGGTAGAGCGTATACACTCCACGCAAAACAAGTTTATGTTGAAGGATAGCAAGCATAAGCAGGTAACCTTCGTAACGTGAGTTTCAGTGTGAGATGAGCAGTCGCGTGTGAACGGCTGACATCTGTCCGCAGGCATTCCGCAGATGGGTGCCGCACCAATCGACCCCCTGGACGAGCTGCCACCGCTGACGTGGCAGACCAACTCCAGAGGGATGGCCCTCAAGTTCCGCCTCGACAACGCCCGTTTCACCGGCCTGGGCCGCTCCGTCGTCGACAACCTGCAGTAAGTTTCGTTTTCTCCTCATCGTGTCTGCAGGCAACTGCTGTACCGCTGTTCCGTGAAACATGGATCACCACATGCGCCACGGCGTGGACTGCTGGCGTGAACTTAGCTGGGTAGGTCGACTGAAAATGTCTCGGTGTCCCCTACAGTCACGCGCACTCCGGCAGAAAACCAGATGCTTCGCTGACTCCAGAAAAGCGTGGCAGTTCTCATTTCTTCCTTTTAGTCTCTGCGTTTTGCCCTTCAGCCGAGCTCACTTCTTTAGGAATTAAGTTTTTTCCAAAGTATTAACTCTCCTGAACGGAGGCCAGTGATATACATACCCTTGTTAACTACCATCTCCCCTCCACCTCACCCCTACCCCATTAGTTCCATTGCTTGCGACTGTCAGGTTGTTCGCTGTTTTAAACCCAGTAAGAGGTGCATACAAAATTGTTTTTTACACATTTATATGGGAAAATACTTGGTCGGTGTTTCTGTCCCATTTACACGAATTTAATTACTTAGCTACTACTTCTTTCGCAGTATGTATGGGTACTAGCTCGGAATTAATGCTGGTTGACAACAGACATTTTACATGAACATAAGAAGTGCAGGATTGCTTCCAGACAGTGTTCTGCAGTGCCTCGGAAAAAGGGTGTACCTTTTCAAAACCTCCCTAATCTAATATGCTGTGTATGTGATTGTTAGAAGAAATGCGTTTGTGTGTCAAAGTAGACGAAACACCGTGTGTTATAGGACCAGACCGATCGGGTAGTAACGTGTTTTTTCAAACAATTTGATTTCCAAGTCACTGGATATTTTTTTCCTAAGACGCTGGTCAGTAAATAAAAGCATTTGATAAGGTTGATTTTATAAGCTTTCAGTATGTGAGGATGACTGTATATGTGAAAATAAAAGATCGACTAATTCCGTGTGAAGCTTGTTATGATGATGCCTCTATGACCTCTAATTTCTGACTCCTAATGTTCATCCATTAGTTATAACATTTCACGCCTCGTTTGTGCCTCACGTCGCAAAAATTTCGAACGCAACTTATCTTGTTCAGCCAATATCACATTTAGGTAGTAATCGGAACTTGCTGCGCTGTCTGTCGTCTGTCTGTATCTCACTACCTATCCACCGATCTATTTATCTCTCGTTCGGATCTCGAGCTCTGTTACTCCATCTGTATTTCGTGTCATTTAACTTGGCGTCATTGTGTTTCCAGCGTGGATAACGTCAACAACCGCATCCGCGTCGTTACCCATATTGATGGCGTCAACGCATTAGAGGGCGCATACGCCATGTCCGGAAAAGTCCTCGGCGTCCCTCTGGACGGCAGTGGTTCCTTCAAGGTTTCTATGCGTAAGTATAAAGAACCACATAAACCAATAACAGAGGACGGGTCAAATTACTGTGGGTTATATATTCTAAATAcgtaaggaaaaaataaaatagcaaatacTCTAAATCCCTTACTATTTTCATTTGCCGATATCATATCAGCCTAAGTCATAAGCTGGGAAAGAGTAAAGCTCTCATTATCTGCTTATATCAGTGTGTCTTATAGTCTTAAAGAATGTCATATCTTCATATAATGATCAGTAAGTTATAACATTTTCGCGAATAAAAGTAAGCGGAAATTAGTATAGACCATTCTTTCAATTGCGACGCATATCAGTGACACACAACGTTCATACAGTAGGTAACATTTAGCTGAAATATTTTACATTTAAGATCAAATGTTGCTTCACACATCAACATTATCAGTGAAAACATTAGCACGTGGTAGTCAGTATTAAAAATTCTGAGAATATCCTGAACGCTAATGTGAAAATTAAGCTAAACGTAACAGAATACGTAGTGAAAAGGACAAACATATTAACGAAGTAGCTATGTAAGGAGAACAAAAGAAAATGTATAGTGATGGCTGAGGGTTTTTAAAATTTGAAGGACAAATGACTAATTGGTAGCTGATATAGGATTATTGCCTTTTTCGTCTGGGAAGTGTTGTGTGCGATTCAGTTGTGGACAGGGTTTGAAAAACAAGTGGGACGACTGTATTGGCTATCAAGTTCATAGTAAGGATAATAAAATCACTATTTCGGCTTACTGTGTTGATGTATGTAGAACGAATCATCCTAACTGGATACTAACAGAGCCCTGGTCGTAACATTTCAGGCGGAGGCAACGCGGACGTGACGTACGCTGGACACCTCGAGACTGCTGACGGGGATCAGTCATACCTCAAGGTGGACTCAGTCAGCGTCAAGCTCGACTTGGGCCAAAGCCAGTATGAACTCACTGGCCTCTTCGGGGACTACAAGCCTCTAGGTAGGTTATTAGCGGAAAACTTGCACACATTGTTTTACTGAATACTTTaccttgtcatcatcatcatcatcatcatcgttatcgtGAATTTGACGTCAGATGCTGTACAATGATCCCACCATAGTTCTGCAAGCGTTAAGTCCTTCATTTCTATTTATCCTGTCTATTTATATGCACGTTGTGTAATCTCATCTACACATTTTACCTTGTCTAGGTACTGATCTTTGATTATTTCCTGAATTACAGCAAACGAATTGCTTGAAAGAATTATTATCTGTTCCAGTGGAAATATGTCCCGTCCACGTCCGTTTCAATTTCAATTCATTTCATTCAGTCTTGTCTCCCACGTGTCACCCCATACATCTATTGTATTTCTGTCGATCATGCAGATCTATTACTGGCTTGACAGTTCTGTTTTAGAATGTGTGTCTAAACCGTGAATTCATCGTAGCAACGCCAAAGCATTTACCATAACGAGTATTACCAAGATGAGGGGGTGCTTCATGCCCATcctccccaaaagaaaaaaaaattaaaaaacttgtaATTGTCATTGTATTATATTAAAAGTACTGATGAATTGTTTACAAATAGGTGACCGAGAGCAATCAAAACCCAATTTCGTGTTTGGTTGTCTTGTTCCAATTATTTGTACAACCTCCTTGTGTGCATCTGAGGCCAGTATATATGAAAGTAATACTGCGCATCACAAGCATTCATTGCAATCTTCATCGCATCCGAATAGATATGAATAGTGGACTGTGCGCGTTGCTGGAAAATTGTGTGATCGTAAATCAGTGAAAAGTGACACAAGTACGGCGAGTGCCTCAGCTTGAAACAAAGATACCGTCCAAAGAAATTTAAATCGAAATTTACGATCTCCGTTACCCAAAAATTTTGCACATCTCTGGCATAAATAGTTGAACAGCTCTGAAATACGCTGACTCAGTTGCACTATTCATGAGCCCTATGTCAACCAGGACTAAAATTAAATATCGTATGTAAACGCAGGTTGGGAAATCGCACGGGGTGGATTCAGTTGCCTGGCGGCCCTCGCACATTGGTCCCTTTCCTTACGGATGTGTGAGAGCTGTAGAATCTGTATTCCTGAAGAGTACGTGAGTGTAATGGATGACTGTATAGAATACTGTTACGTTCGTGttttatgatgacgatgatgatggtgaggaggagaaggaaactgagggagaagcccactggcgacacacagcctcctcctctcgaatagcactaaGGGGCCGCCGGGCTTAACGTCCACATCTGATGGACGtatcaccgtcaacagtgtcatATGGCCTCACTTCATTAGACATTGCGGAGTGGTTTGGAAAATAATCCAGGACACTGATGGAAAGACTGGTGATCAGTAACTTTAGGCCACCAACTCTCGTCCCCTCGCAGACCAAATACTTGGcactgaaaatttcatccaccatcagGACGGGAACCAGGTTAAATCCGAATCTAGTGCCACCGCACAGGTGTGCTTCAGCGATCTGGGCTACGACAGCAGGCTCTACCAAGCTAATGCCAGAAGACAGTAGTAAAATATGGATGTCACCGTGAAGTCAGTTAACCCAGTGGAATCTGCGGTGGGAGTTGTATTCATGATGTCAACAAACTTAGATTTTCCAGTCACTTCAGAGGAATGATGAGATTGTTCCTTTCAATAAGTATCGGTTACTTACCTACCCCATTCTTCTACGCCTCATACGAACGCGCGTCAGTGATATGTTACAGTataatctttatttttttttttttttgcttcttcccCATATATGTATGCTCTGAAAACTGATTAAAGTAAGGTATCATTACAGTTTTCCAATCAAATTTTCTCATTTTCAGTCTCTGCCAGAATATCAATTTCAGACTGTCATTTCTCTGTTTGCAGTGCACGCCGGAAATATGTTCATAAACAGCGTCGCCACGAAGTTTGTCCAACCCGAACTCCTGCCGACGCTGGAGAAATGGTTGGCCGAAGTATACCGCCAGCGTGCACAAGCCGTCTTCAGTACTGTACCCTACGACCAGCTCTTCCCAAAGAGGTCCGCTTACAGCTATTACTTCAGTGCGGTCTAACCACAGCATGCCTGATGTTTCAATTATAGCACAACTTCCTACTGATTGCATGGAAACTATATTTCCATCACTAATGAAACGAGGCGGCCTGTATGTCCGCAGTTGTTTGAATGCATAAAACAGGCTATTTGTTTAAGATTGCTACCATCAGCGCACGTGAGATCCGTATCTACCCATAGACAGCAGATGCAACAATGCACACATTTCGTTCGTTTCTAAGGCTCGCGCTACTTGTATTAAAGTACTAAAGCAGACATTTCTCCCCCTGTAAGATAATCTAGTTAGTAATTAGTTTCACATACCAGGACATTTCGGTCAAATACAAATTAAAGTGCTGAGCGAGGTAGAGCAATATTCAAGACATTAAACTCTCTATGGTGTTCAAACCATCGTCTGTCCATCCAAATTTGGTTTTTCTgaagttttcctaaatcatttaaagTACATACTGGGAGGGATTCATCGACGAGGCCACTGACAAGTTCTTCCTCACCCTCCTCAATTTCAGATCCTAATCTCTGTAACTACGTTTGTGTGTACTGGCCATAATAAACAAGAACCCTAAGGCGGGCCTTATATAACAAACCAATTTCAGTTATGCTTTCGTTGAATTCGGCGCAGAAACTTGTATAGACATTCCACACAATCGATGAAGGTATCTGCTTACTTGATGCTTCACTGTGTTTAGCTTTTCGGATTAGGTGTTTTCCATGCTGTTTTACATAAGAGCAGAATCTATAGATATCAAAGTTTATAACAAATCTCTCATGTTGGGTACAAGATGGTCAGTATTGATGAAAGCGCACTAGTATTTCAAATCGTAAATTACGAACAGTGAcagaatatgtttcagttttcggaAATCTTACTTTCTGTCGTTGTACGTCTACAGGATTTTATTTTCTCGAGCTGTCAGTAATTATATCAAACTTTGTGCAGTCTCTTTATAGCCGACAAAGACAAAGAACCAATGCATTACTACCCTGTCTTCGAGTACATACTGGAATCAAAGGCGCTGATGATTTACAGAGTGCAAATTTCTTTTACGTGCACAGAGAAGACTCTCGAAGCACGTTCTTACTTCAAAGGAAGCACGGCAGTATTTCGAATATATACGTACTACCAATTAACAGTAGAtttgtattaaaaaagacattttgGGTAGGAGCAGTTTGTCGAAGAATCAGTAACGACTGTTATATTAATTCTAGTGTTAAATAATGATATAACTGTGTGTATGTTTCgaaatattttagttttatgaAATATTCTGTCATAAGTAATAAAAAGATCTGAGACTACTTTGATTTCTGTCTTGTCAGTCATTTGTTTCCCATGAATGGATATTACAGTGTTTATTTCCAAGAGTCGCTATCTATTATGATGTCATCTAATTAACAAAAACATGACGATTACCACTTCATATGGTTTGCTTAACTTTCCCGAGGTCACACTCGGGTAATGGAGGGACGATCCAACGTGTAGGTAATCTCTACTGTCCAAATCATAAACATGTTCATAAATTTCTCTCCAGCATCAAATGATTTGAATGGTACGAAATTATTCTTAATAATTCCATAACCTCGTATGACACCATAACGATATCACATAACAGGTAACAGTTATTAGCTGTGGTGATTTTATAAGCTTTGTCACTTAAACTAATGAAATATTAGTGTGCTTACAAGATCTGATGACAGAACACAGACGGTTACACATCAAGACGTTATTAAATTATGGTCTGATATGTTTGTCAGCTCTGACGTTTATGCATCGTACATCATGTGTTTCTCGAAGACAGGCTGAGATAGTTACTTTTCTTCCACAAAATCGGCAGCTTTCGCACTTTGCTTGGTGCACTAGCCGACAACAACGAGGTCGGGGTGGTTGGGTACATTAAACTGGAAACTTTCACTATTCGCCAGTGCGGTAAAGCTCAGACTAGTTTTACGCTCACTGCTGCAGATGTATGTCAAGTGCCCTATAAAGGCatcgtaattcaaatggttcaaatggctctgagcactatgggacttaacttctaaggtcatcagttccctagaacttagaactacttaaacctaactaacctaaggacatcacacacatccatgaccgaggcaggattcgaacttgcgaccatagcggtcacgcggttccagactgtggcgcctagaaccgcacggccaccacggccggccgcatCGTAATTACGCGAATCAATTCAGGAGCTTCAGAAGAATACACGCTACCCTATAATACTTTCGTGAAGTATGTACATTGGAAATACTACTCCCCTGACGTGTTGGGATGTGTATAATAAGTTGTAAGCAAATTGCTACAGTCGTATTCAAGATGAATGTGGTTTCAATCACCACTTTGTCgcctttattatttttttgttggaactttacTTAGATATCTCGCGCTAGCCCAGGTGATTTCGTAGATAGGACCTCGTTACTTCTTTCAGTCGCCCTTCTCATCCTGAGGCAGTAGGCCATCTCTAATAAGCTCGATATCGATGAAGTCGCAAACCATAACATTTTATGTTTCCTTTccagtaatacacacttttgagcaAATTGGGAAGGGGCTACATTGAACAgatagattaaaacagtgtgtcggACATGGACTCTATCGCAAAGTTTTGTCGTGGGAAACGTTCCTGATTGTTGTGAGCAGATATCACATCATGGCTGGGATAGCAATGCCTCTGTCCTCCAGATTTCGACCAGGTTTCCAGATTTCTTTGCAGGTATCAAACGTTCAAAAAGAATATGCTGCttgaaacatgtacgtttgaaatatgattgaaatttcgtaactgATAGTAGCCTGAAACACTGTTAGAATGGGAATCTCACGCGAACGTGTATTTTATGCCGTCCCTTATGAactttgccctgtactgaacttttctgattacgagaatgtaaatttaatgttggcgcgagaatgtaaactgtcaataactttaaaagAAACCATCGTTGCATGAATTTTCGCAACACAAAATCTGAATCTGTTGCCACTATTCATTTGAAATTGGCTCAGGTAATACAACAAAACTTGTTCAGTTTGAAAGTGTAATGGTCCCTACGCTTAATGAATGCTATTTCTGAAATAATAGAATTTCCTACGTTTATCTGCACTATGGTAATGCTCTTCGCGTTGCTGTGTGTTAGTACTTTAAATTCTACCGTTAGCAACAACTACTGTACATGGCTGTTCCTTACCATACATTTAATTAAACCGAATATGACTGGGACAATAACTTCTTGAGGAAAATAGTTAATCAAACATGACATCGATCTGGGAACTGGTACTAAATTGGGGTAAGTAGCAATGTGGCGCTAACTTTAAAACCGTTCTTTTGATTCTTCGAAAGTGAATAATGATCAGATTCAACACAttaaataaactgattatacattaacaattagctcTACAAAAGAATTTGATGTCAGTGCTACAGTTTGTCTTAATCGTCACTTATGAATACACTCATTGCATTGGTAACAAtacaactttctttaccttaattatttcctacTTTTGTTGCGATTCCTTCCAGTTACCAAACATCATAGTATTCTGCAAATAAAAATATCATTGCTGCCCGTGGCGAGTAAGTATtatatccagcacacatcagatacaacacgtctttacacttgagagACCTCCATACATCGCTCGAACTAAAGTTACTCTGACACCTCACCCATAGCATCTCGAATCAGcaatcgctgttgagcagcgacgctatTACACATCGATACTACATCTGACCAACTCTCGttcaatacaatatttttttttataaatcttgaTTAATGTACCCTGTGTACATACGTTTCATAA contains:
- the LOC124615835 gene encoding putative beta-carotene-binding protein: MCCRIAVASSLLLVAGLAVAEIVTPLGVKTCADDQPNVVECRRKALQDAVPHLATGIPQMGAAPIDPLDELPPLTWQTNSRGMALKFRLDNARFTGLGRSVVDNLHVDNVNNRIRVVTHIDGVNALEGAYAMSGKVLGVPLDGSGSFKVSMRGGNADVTYAGHLETADGDQSYLKVDSVSVKLDLGQSQYELTGLFGDYKPLVHAGNMFINSVATKFVQPELLPTLEKWLAEVYRQRAQAVFSTVPYDQLFPKRSAYSYYFSAV